CCATTCCTCCCGGAATGCCCCCATACGCCATCAGCCCACTGGAAGTAAGATGATCTTATCATTGGCCGCCCGACGAAATGTCAAGGCCGCCACGCCCGTTGCCACTTGACGCAGAATGTTCACGTTGCGGAGATGTGGCGGAGGGACTCCCGGAGCCGCCGATACGCCTGGCGGGCACCGGAGTTCGCGGCGGTCCTAGCGTCCGTCGGATGCGGGTCGCCGGGTGTCGCGCCGCTCAGGCGGGCCCGGTCGACGCGCGGGCCTCCAGGGACCAGGTGTGGCGCCGGACGGTGTCGGGGGCGGCCCGGTCCGCGAGGATGTCGCAGAGCAGCTCGGCGCAGGCGCGGCCGTACGCGGCGGGGCGCAGGTCGACGGCGGTGACGGCTGGTTCGGCGGTGCGCGTGGCGGGGCCGTCGACGCAGGACGCGATGAGCAGGCCGGTGAGCGTTTCGCCGGTCCCGCCGGACCTGCCGCCGGCCGTCCCGGCCTTTCCGCCCGTTCCGCCGCTTCCCGTGGCTGCGCCGCCTCCGCCGGTGGTGCCCACCTCGCGGCCGAGGGCGGTCGCCGCGCGCAGGACGCCGGGGGCGGAGCCGTCGGGGGCGCAGATCACGGCGTCGACCGCGGCGTCGGCGGTGAGCAGGGCGCGGGTCGTCTCCTCGGCCTCCGCCGGGGTCGCAGCGAACGGTACGGTGCGCAGCGCCACCTCCACTCCGTGGGCCAGCCCCCAGGACCGGGCCGTGGCGCGCAGGGCGGTCGCCCAGGCGGAGGAGCCGGACGGCGCGAGGACGGCGGGGCGGCGGGCGCCGCGCTCGGTGACATGGTCGAGGAGGGCGGTCAGCGACGCGGCGTTGTCGCAGACCACCGCGGCGCTGGGGCCGGTGGCGGGCCCGAGGTAGCGCTCGCCGGTCACCACCGGGACGCCCGCCTCGAGCAGCCCGGGCACCGCGCTGTCGCCCGCCTCGGGGTCGATGACCAGCAGCCCGTCGACGCGCGAGGCGATCCGCCCGCCCGCCGCCCCCGACGGCGCGAGCAGCACCATGTCGAGCCCGTCCTCCTGGGCGCGCTCGACCGCCCCGAAGGCGAGGTTCATGTAGTAGTCCAGCCGGGTCGCGGTGGCCGGAAGATGCAGGCCGACAGCCCCGGTGCTGGCCCGCCGCAGCCGTCGGGCGGCGCTGTTGGGGCGGTAGCCGAGCTCCTCCGCCACCGCGCGGACCCGGTCCCGGGTGGCCTCGGCGACCCGTCCCGAGCCCTGGAGCGCGTCCGAGGCGGTGCTCTTGGAGACCCCGGCGGCACGGGCTACGTCGAGCAGGGTCACGGTCCGGGAGGTCACGGGGGTGAAGTCTAGACGCCGGCCGAGGAGCAGGCCGAAGGGTTGCCGGAACGTTCCGGCAGGACTAGATTCGACTCCGTTGCCGGAACGTTCCGGCACGCTTCCGCGCCCTCGTCCCCACGCCCCTGGAACTGGTCATGCGTCTGATCACCGCGTACAACCCGCCCGCCTCCCCGACCCGGACCCGGCCCGCCGAGCGCGCCCCTCTGCGCGTCGCGGCCGTCCAGCAGCGCTGGCACCGCGACCCGGCCGAGCACCGGGCCGCCCTGCGGGAGGGCATCCGGCTCGCCGCGGCGGAGGGCGCCCGGGTGGTCTGCCTCCAGGAGCTGACGCTCTCGCCGTACTTCGCGGTGGTCCGCCGCGCCGACCACCCCGAGCCGGCCGCGCCGGAGGAGCTGCTGACGGGCCCCACCTTCACGTTCGCGGCCGAGGCCGCCCGTGAGCACGGGGTGTACGTCCACGCCTCGCTGTACGAGAAGGCCCCGGCGCCCGGCGGCGAGGACGACGGCCTCGGCTACAACACCGCGATCCTGGTCGCCCCCGACGGCACCCTCGCCCAGCGCACCCGCAAGACCCACATCCCGGTGACCGAGGGCTACTACGAGGACGACTGGTTCCGGGCAGGCCCCGCGGGCGACGACGCCTTCCCGCTGGTCGAGGTCGACGAGGCCCGCTTCGGCCTGCCGACCTGCTGGGACCAGTGGTTCCCCGAACTGGCCCGCGCCTACTCGCTGGCCGGCGCCGACATCCTCGTCTACCCGACCGCCATCGGCTCCGAGCCCGGCTTCCCCGGCTTCGACTCCCAGCCGCTCTGGCAGAAGGTGATCACCGGCAACGCCATCGCCAACGCCACCTTCATGGTCGTCCCGAACCGCATCGGCGCCGAGAACGGCCTCACCTTCTACGGCAGCTCGTTCATCGTGGACCCGTACGGCCGCGTCCTGGCCCAGGCCCCCCGCGACGAGCCCGCCGTCCTCGTCGCCGACCTCGACCTGGACGCCCGGCGCGACTGGCTGGAGCTGTTCCCGTTCCTGACCACCCGCCGCCCGGACGCGTACGGCCCGCTCACCGGGACCCGCTGAACCGCCGGCCGGGCCGGAAATCCCGCGCGGCGGGCTGCGCGGAGGGCGCTGTGCGCGACGCCCGGGCGCTGCTGGGCCTGCCCGCGCCCCTGCCCTCCTGACAGCCGGCCCCGGAGCCGCGACACCCACGCACCGATACGTACCTGAAACAGAGCCGTGCGGCGTTCGAAGTACGCCCCTGACCGGCCGGAAGCGGCGTTCCCGGAGGCTGTCGACGTACCCGACCCCCCAGGTACGCGACCGTCAGGAGACCAGTGCCGTGCAGAGTCCACCACAGCCCGCAGCGCCTGCCACGGCCCCGGCACCCGATCCCGCTTCCCCGCCCGCCGGACGCGTCGGCCGCCGCCGTCCCGCCGCCGCCTCTTGGCTCGCCGCCGCAGCAGCCGTCGTCTGGGCGGCGGCGATGGCGCTGCACGCGTGGATCCCGAACACCGGCGTCAACGCGGGCAGCCTCTTCCAGACGCTGCTGCCGTGGACGGGTCTCGGCGTTCCGGTCCTGCTCGTGCTCGCCGCCGTACTCCGGTCCCGGCTCGCCGCCGTGGCGGTGCTCGCGCCCGCCGTCGTGTGGGTGACGCTCTTCGGCGGGGCCCTCACGGACAAACGCTCCGCCGGTGTCGGGGACGGCGGACTGACGGTGGTCAGCCACAACGTGGACGAGGGGAACACCGACCCGGCCGGCACCGCACGCGCGCTGGCCGGGGCGGGCGCCGACGTCCTGGCGCTGGAGGAACTGTCCGACGCGTCGGCCGCCGTCTACTCCCGTGAGCTGGCCGCCGCCTACCCGCACCACGCGGTGATCGGCGGGGTCGGCCTCTGGAGCAGGCACCCGCTGGCGGACGTGCAGGCGGTGCCGATCATGCCGTGGACCCGCGCGCTGCGCGCCACCGCCCGGACCCCGGACGGGCCCGTCGCCGTGTACGCGGTGCATCTGGCGTCGGTACGGGTCTCGGCGGCCGGTTTCACGACCGGCCGGCGCAATGACGCGGCCCGTGAGCTGGCCGCCGCACTCCGGGCGGAGCCCGCCCCACGGGTGGTGGTGCTGGGCGACTTCAACGGTACGTATCAGGACGACGCGCTGGCCCCGGTGACCGCGCGGCTGCGTTCCGCGCAACGGGAGGCGGGCGACGGCCTGGGGTTCACCTGGCCCGCCGCTTTCCCGATGGTCCGCATCGACGACGTGCTGGTACGGGGGATGACCCCGCGCGCCGCCTGGACCCTGCCCGCCACCGGCAGCGACCACCTCCCCGTCGCGGCCACGCTGAGCCGGTGACCGGGCCCTCCGCCCTCCCCCGACTACGATGCGAGCGACCGAACGGCCCATCGCCTCATCGACCGATGACCTCGAACGCCCAGGTAGGCAGCGTGTCCGCAGCACGAGGGCCGGCCCCGGCCCCCGGCCCCGCCCCCGTCCACGTGCTGGTGGTCGAGGACGACGCCACCATCCGCCGCGCCGTCCAGCTGGCCCTGGAACGCTACGGCTACCGGGTCGACGTGGCCGCCGACGGGCTCAGCGGTCTGGAGGCCTTCCGCGCGGGCGCGTACGACCTGCTGATCCTCGACGTGATGCTGCCCGAGCTGGACGGCATCGGCCTCTGCCACCGGATCCGCGAGGAGAGCCCCGTCCCGGTCCTCATGATGTCCGCGCGCGGCGACGCCCTCGACGTGGTCGCGGGCCTGGAGGCGGGGGCCGACGACTACGTGATCAAGCCGGTCGACACCGCCGTCATGGTCGCCCGCATCCGCGCCCTGCTGCGCCGTGCCACCTTCCGCCCGGACGCGGAGAGCCCCGCACCGGGGAAGTCCGACCGGGACCGGGCCCCCGACCACATCCTGGCCTTCGGCGACCTGACCGTCGACACCCTCGGCATGGAGGTCCGCCGGGCCGGCGCGACCGTGTCGCTGACCCCCACCGAACTGCGGCTGCTGCTGGAGTTCGCCGCCGCGCCCGGCTCGGTCCTCGACCGCCGCCGGCTGCTGCGCGACGTGTGGGACTACGGCTGGGAGGGCGACACCCGGGTCGTGGACCTGTGCGTGCTGCGGCTGCGCAAGAAGATCGGCAGCGGGCGGATCGAGACCGTCCGCGGCTTCGGCTACAAGCTCGTCCGCGGCTGAGCGGCCGCCGATCGCCGTGGACCTCCTCAACCCCCGCGCCCTGCGCTGGAAGATCGCGGCCCTGGCCGCCGCCGCGTGCTGCGCGGTCGCCGCCGTGGTCGGCTTCCTGGTGCACGACGCCACCCGGGAACGCGGTCTGCGCGTCGGCACCGACCGGACGCTGACCCGGCTGATCGCCGCCGAGCGGGAGTACGACCGTACGGGGAGGGCTCCGGCCGACATCGACGTACGGAGCGGCGACGAACTGCCCGGACCGCTGGCGCGCGACCTCGCCGGCGTCGCGGACCAGCCGCGGACCGACCAGCCGGACGTCGGCGGATACGCCACCTGGTACGACGCCGATCCCCCCAACTGGTTCTGGATGTGGGGCGCCGTGGAGGTCGACGACGACCGCTTCCTCGTCGTCCGGGACGACATGAGCACCGAGGTCCGCAGCCTCCAGCTCCTGGACCGCAGCATCGTGAAGTCCGTCCTCGCCGCCCTCCTGTTCGTCGTCCCGCTCGCCGCCCTCGCCACGGAACCGATCAACCGGCGGCTGCTCCACGGGGCCCGTACCGCCCGCCGGATCGCCGACGGCGACCTGGACGCCCGGATCGGCCCGTCCGGGCGGGCCCGGGACGAGGTCACCGAGATGGCGGCGGCCGTCGACGACATGGCCGCCGCCCTCCAGCGCAAGCTGGAGAACGAGCGCCGGTTCACCGCCGACGTCGCGCACGAACTGCGCACCCCGCTCATGGGCCTGGTCACCGCCGCCGGGCTGCTGCCCGAGGACGACGAGGCGGCCGGTCTCGTACGGGACCGGCTGCGGGCCCTGAGCGCGCTGGTCGAAGACCTGCTGGAGATCTCCCGCCTGGACGCGGGCGCCGAGCGGGCCCGTCTCGACCCGGTTCCGCTGGGCGAACTGGTCGCCGACGTGGTGCGGCGTACGGGCACGGACACCCGCGTCACCATGGCGGACACCGAGGTGGTGGAGACCGACCCGCGCCGGGTGGAGCGGATCGTGGCCAACCTCGTCACCAACGCCCACCGGCACGGTGCGGCCCCCGTCGACGTGACCGTGACCGGGGCGCGGATCGACGTACGGGACCACGGGCCCGGCTTCCCGTCCGACCTGCTGGAGCGCGGCCCGCAGCGGTTCCGCACCGGTGCCGGCGAACGCGGCCGGGGGCACGGTCTCGGCCTGACCGTCGCCCAGGGCCAGTCCGAGGTGCTCGGGGCCCGGCTGACCTTCGCGAACGCCCCGGACGGGGGAGCGGTCGCGACCCTCGACCTGGCTCCGCGGTCCACCTGATACGGAACCGCAACGCACTCTCGCGGCCGTGGAAACGGTGCTGTGCGGGTCCGGAAGAACGACTCCTCGAAGGTGGCACCGGTACGGGAAACCGCACCGGTGCCATCTGGAGGAACCCATGCCCGCAGCCCTCGCCGCCACCCCCGCTCCCCCTTCCGCCGGGAAAGCCGTCCGCTTCCGACTCCGGCTCCGCCTCCTGCTGCCCCTCCGTCGCTCGGTCCTCGTACCGCTGACCGCCGCCGTGGTGCTCCTGGCCGGGACGGGAGGGTGGTACGCGACCGGGGGCGGCGGCCGGTCCGCGAACGGGCCGGGCGGCGGCGACGGCCCGGGGGAGGGGACGGCGCCGCTCGCCCGGTCGCTGCATCTGCCGTGGCCGCGCGAGGGCCAGGCGAGCGTGGCGGTGGAGGGGCTCGGCAGCCTCGGCACCCGGGGCGAGCAGAAGCCGGTTCCGATCGCCAGCGTCACCAAGGTCATGACGGCCTACGTGATCCTCAAGGAGCACCCGATGCGGGCCGGCGCCCCCGGTGCGACCGTGGTCGCCGACCGGCGGGCGGCCGACGAGTCGTACTCCTCCGTCGAGACGACCGCTCCCGTGCTCGCCGGTCGGAAGTACACCCAACGCCGTCTGCTGGAACTGATGATGGTGCCTTCGGGCAACAACGTGGCCCGTTTGCTGGCTCGTTGGGCCGCGGGTGACGAGAAGGCGTTCGTCGCGAAGATGAACCGGGCCGCCGCCGGGCTCGGCATGCGCGCCACCACGTACACCGGGGTGAGCGGGATGGAGACGAGTACGCGGAGCACGGCGGAGGACCAACTGCGCCTGGCCCGCGCCGCGATGCGGGACCCGGCCTTCCGGCAGATCGTGGCGACCGCCTCCGTCACGGCCCCGGGCGCCGGGGTGACCTTCCGCAACACCAACAAGCTGCTCGGGCACGACGGGGTCATCGGCCTGAAGACCGGCTCGTCCACCCCGGCGGGCGGCAACCTCGTCTGGGCCACGAGGCAGGAGGTCGCCGGGGCCGGTCGTCTGGTCATCGGCGTCGTGCTGCACCAGCGTGCCGGTACGTCGCCCGCCGAGGGCAGCGCCGCCGCCCACGAGGCGAGCCGCGCCCTGATCGCCGCGATCCGCGCCGAGCTTCCGGAAGCGGCGAACAGGGCCTAGGGACACGCCGGTCAGGGGTCGTCAGTGCAGCGCCTTCAGCATCTCCGCGGCGAACGGGGTGATGTCGGCGGTGCGCCCGCGCAGGGTCTTCGCCGCCCACTCGGGGTCGGCGATCAGGGCCCGCCCGACGGCGACCATGTCGAACTCGTCGCGCTCCATCCGGTCCAGCAGCTGCTCGATGCCGGTGACGCTGGAGTCGTTGCCCTGGAAGGCGCTGAAGAAGTCGCCGTCCAGGCCGACCGAGCCGACGGTGAGGGTCGGCCGACCGCTGATCTTCTTCACCCACCCGGCCAGGTTCAGGTCGGAGTCCTCGAACTCCGGCAGCCAGTAGCGGCGGGTGGACGCGTGGAAGACGTCGACACCGGCCTCGGCCAGCGGCGTGAGCAGGGCGTCCAGCTCCTGCGGGGTCTCCGCGAGCTTCGCCTCGTAGTTGTCCGACTTCCACTGGGACATCCGGAAGAAGAGGGGAAAGGCGTCGGACACGGCGGCGCGGCAGGCGGCCACGATCTCGGCCGCGAACCGGGTGCGGGCGACCAGGTCACCGCCGTAGGCGTCGGTCCGCCGGTTGCTGCCGGACCACAGGAACTGGTCGATCAAGTAGCCGTGGGCACCGTGCAGTTCGGCACCGTCGAAGCCGAGGCGTTCGGCGGAGGCCGCCGCGTCGGCAAAGGCGGCGATGACGTCGTCGAGGTCCTTCTGCGTCATGGCGCGGCCCTTGGGCTCGCCGCTGAGGGACAGACCCGAGGGCCCGACCGGCTCGGCGTCCGGGACGGGCCCGGCGCCCTCGGCGCGGGTGACGCCCACGTGCCACAGCTGCGGGATGATCGCGCCACCCGCCCGGTGCACGGAGTCCGCCACGTGGGCCCAGCCCGCGAGCGCGGCCTCGCCGTGGAAGCGCGGGACCCGGTCGCTGGTCCCGGCGGACTCGTGGTCGACGTAGGTGCCCTCGGTGATGATCAGCCCGACGTCGGCGGCGGCGCGGCGCGTGTAGTAGTCCGCCACGTCCTGCCCCGGAACGCCGTCCGGGGAGAACTGCCGGGTCATGGGCGCCATCGCGATCCGGTTCCGGGCGGTGAGCCCGCGCACCGAGAACGGCCGGGAGAGGGCGTTCGCGGCGCGGTCGGCGGCGCTCACGACGTCCGCCGCGCCCGTCGGGTTCGCGGTCGTCGCGCCTGCTGTCGTCGTCTCTGTCACGTCGGTGTCCTGTCCGTAGCCGGGGGTGTCCACCCGGGGCCAACACGTACGGGCCGCGTGGCCATCCCGGCTTCGGCCGCGATGAGGGTAAAGAGTCGGCAAAGAACGGAGCCACCCTCCGGTGACCTGCCCGGCTCGGCTCACTCGGACGTGGCGTCGCCAGACGAGATCAAGCCGTAACGCGATCGCCGACCGGACGCCGATGACTTCGCGGCCCGGCGCCGGTCATATGCGCGACACCATGCGAACCGCATCCGAATTGCTTTGAACCGCATCCGAACCGCAGACGGGACAGACATGACCGACAACGCCGTGAAGGGCCCTGCCAGTTACTTCCCCTCGATCGAGAAGAAGTACGGCCGCCCGGTCGCCGAGTGGAAGGACCTCATCCGCGCCTCCCCGCTGACCAGGCACATGGAGTTGGTCGGCTGGCTCAAGTCCGCACACGGCCTGGGCCACGGGCACGCCAACGCCCTGGTGGCGCACACGCTCGCCGAGGACAGCGCCGGCTGACCCCCGCGTCACGGAGGACCGGCGTTTGTCGCCGCCTGCCCGCAGATATGTCCGCGCTCGGTAACCGAGGCATCCCACCCGGGCGTTCGCATGTCTGGATGGGTGCACGGCATCGGGTGGACACGGCAAAAGGGGCGGGCGGACATGGCGAAGCACAAGGGACGGGCCTGGCACGGCAGGCTCCTCGCGGCGGCGCTCGGCGTGACCGCGCTGGCCGCCGCCACCTCGGTGTGGACCGCCCAGGCCGACACCACCGGAGGGCAGCCGCAGGGCGGCGACTCCTCGGCGGCCGCCGACGCACACCGGGTCGAGAAGGTGGCGGCGGAGATCGCGCACGCCTCGGAAGCCGGCCCGCGGGGCGTCAACATCACCATCGACGACGGGCCGGACCCGGTCTGGACGCCGCAGGTGCTGCGCCTGCTGAAGGACGAAGGCGTGCAGGCCACCTTCTGCATGGTGGGCACCCAGGCCAAGGCCTATCCGGACCTGGTCAAGAAGGTCGTGGCGGACGGCCACCGGCTGTGCAACCACACCGTCTCGCACGACACCGCCATGGACACCAAGCCCGAGGCCTACCAGTCCCAGCAGATCCTGGACGCCGAACGCATGATCATCAAGGCGTCCGGAGGCGTCCGGTCGCAGTACTACCGGGCGCCGGGCGGTGCCTTCACCCCCTACAGCCGGCAGCTCGCCGCGTCCCACGGGATGCGACCGCTCGGCTGGAACGTCGACACCAAGGACTTCGAACACCCCGGTGCGGACACGATGGTCGCCACCGTCAAGCGCGAGATCCCGGGCGGCCCGACCGTCCTCTTCCACGACGCGGGCGGCGAACGCTCCGAGACCGTGGCGGCCCTGCGCGAGGTCCTGCCCTGGCTGAAGGAGCAGGGCTACTCCTTCGGCTTCCCCGTGCGCTGAGCCAGGCTCCGCGATTCAGTCGCCCCGGACGGACGCGCAATCTGCCCACGCCAGTAGAGTGCGATGCTTGTTCGATTCGCCGGGAGGCGGAGGGGGGAGGGATCGTGGGGGCACAACTGCGCGACACCGCCACGGAATTGGCGGGCGTTCTGTGGCGCGAGCACACCGTGTACCGGGAGCGGTCCGGGGGGATGGTCATCCGGGGCGAGCACGTACGGCGCTGGATCAGCCTCGCCCCGGCGGGCGGCCGGGACGAGATCCTCGTACGCGCCGGCCGCATCCTGGACGGCGGCACCACCGCCCCGGCGCGCTCGGAGGCCGTGGTGCCCCTCACCGCCGGTACGGACGTACTCGCCGCAGCCTGCCGACGCCTGCTGGCCGAGGCGGCAGCCGATGCGGCGCGGCCCCCGCGGGGCGGGACGGCGTCCGGCTCCGGCCGGTCCCGCCGCCCCGGAAAGACCGCGCGCCGCAGAGGCAGGGGACGGCACACCGGCTTCGGCTCGTGGGTGATCGTCCTCTGCGTCGTCGGCGTGATCGGCCTGTACGTCTACAGCAACGCGGCGCTGCACGGCTGACGGCGACGGCCGGGCCGCGCTCCGGCCGCAACGGGTTCACGTACAGAGGCTTCACGGCGGAGCATCGGAGAAGGGGTCGGCGGTCTCACCCCAGGAGAAGGCGAATCCGCCCCGTGAAGCGTCGTACGTGACCGCGGCACCCGAGCTCTC
This sequence is a window from Streptomyces parvus. Protein-coding genes within it:
- a CDS encoding HAMP domain-containing sensor histidine kinase is translated as MDLLNPRALRWKIAALAAAACCAVAAVVGFLVHDATRERGLRVGTDRTLTRLIAAEREYDRTGRAPADIDVRSGDELPGPLARDLAGVADQPRTDQPDVGGYATWYDADPPNWFWMWGAVEVDDDRFLVVRDDMSTEVRSLQLLDRSIVKSVLAALLFVVPLAALATEPINRRLLHGARTARRIADGDLDARIGPSGRARDEVTEMAAAVDDMAAALQRKLENERRFTADVAHELRTPLMGLVTAAGLLPEDDEAAGLVRDRLRALSALVEDLLEISRLDAGAERARLDPVPLGELVADVVRRTGTDTRVTMADTEVVETDPRRVERIVANLVTNAHRHGAAPVDVTVTGARIDVRDHGPGFPSDLLERGPQRFRTGAGERGRGHGLGLTVAQGQSEVLGARLTFANAPDGGAVATLDLAPRST
- a CDS encoding DUF4287 domain-containing protein, with amino-acid sequence MTDNAVKGPASYFPSIEKKYGRPVAEWKDLIRASPLTRHMELVGWLKSAHGLGHGHANALVAHTLAEDSAG
- a CDS encoding serine hydrolase, producing the protein MPLRRSVLVPLTAAVVLLAGTGGWYATGGGGRSANGPGGGDGPGEGTAPLARSLHLPWPREGQASVAVEGLGSLGTRGEQKPVPIASVTKVMTAYVILKEHPMRAGAPGATVVADRRAADESYSSVETTAPVLAGRKYTQRRLLELMMVPSGNNVARLLARWAAGDEKAFVAKMNRAAAGLGMRATTYTGVSGMETSTRSTAEDQLRLARAAMRDPAFRQIVATASVTAPGAGVTFRNTNKLLGHDGVIGLKTGSSTPAGGNLVWATRQEVAGAGRLVIGVVLHQRAGTSPAEGSAAAHEASRALIAAIRAELPEAANRA
- a CDS encoding carbon-nitrogen hydrolase, which gives rise to MRLITAYNPPASPTRTRPAERAPLRVAAVQQRWHRDPAEHRAALREGIRLAAAEGARVVCLQELTLSPYFAVVRRADHPEPAAPEELLTGPTFTFAAEAAREHGVYVHASLYEKAPAPGGEDDGLGYNTAILVAPDGTLAQRTRKTHIPVTEGYYEDDWFRAGPAGDDAFPLVEVDEARFGLPTCWDQWFPELARAYSLAGADILVYPTAIGSEPGFPGFDSQPLWQKVITGNAIANATFMVVPNRIGAENGLTFYGSSFIVDPYGRVLAQAPRDEPAVLVADLDLDARRDWLELFPFLTTRRPDAYGPLTGTR
- a CDS encoding LacI family DNA-binding transcriptional regulator → MTSRTVTLLDVARAAGVSKSTASDALQGSGRVAEATRDRVRAVAEELGYRPNSAARRLRRASTGAVGLHLPATATRLDYYMNLAFGAVERAQEDGLDMVLLAPSGAAGGRIASRVDGLLVIDPEAGDSAVPGLLEAGVPVVTGERYLGPATGPSAAVVCDNAASLTALLDHVTERGARRPAVLAPSGSSAWATALRATARSWGLAHGVEVALRTVPFAATPAEAEETTRALLTADAAVDAVICAPDGSAPGVLRAATALGREVGTTGGGGAATGSGGTGGKAGTAGGRSGGTGETLTGLLIASCVDGPATRTAEPAVTAVDLRPAAYGRACAELLCDILADRAAPDTVRRHTWSLEARASTGPA
- a CDS encoding NADH:flavin oxidoreductase: MSAADRAANALSRPFSVRGLTARNRIAMAPMTRQFSPDGVPGQDVADYYTRRAAADVGLIITEGTYVDHESAGTSDRVPRFHGEAALAGWAHVADSVHRAGGAIIPQLWHVGVTRAEGAGPVPDAEPVGPSGLSLSGEPKGRAMTQKDLDDVIAAFADAAASAERLGFDGAELHGAHGYLIDQFLWSGSNRRTDAYGGDLVARTRFAAEIVAACRAAVSDAFPLFFRMSQWKSDNYEAKLAETPQELDALLTPLAEAGVDVFHASTRRYWLPEFEDSDLNLAGWVKKISGRPTLTVGSVGLDGDFFSAFQGNDSSVTGIEQLLDRMERDEFDMVAVGRALIADPEWAAKTLRGRTADITPFAAEMLKALH
- a CDS encoding polysaccharide deacetylase family protein, with the translated sequence MAKHKGRAWHGRLLAAALGVTALAAATSVWTAQADTTGGQPQGGDSSAAADAHRVEKVAAEIAHASEAGPRGVNITIDDGPDPVWTPQVLRLLKDEGVQATFCMVGTQAKAYPDLVKKVVADGHRLCNHTVSHDTAMDTKPEAYQSQQILDAERMIIKASGGVRSQYYRAPGGAFTPYSRQLAASHGMRPLGWNVDTKDFEHPGADTMVATVKREIPGGPTVLFHDAGGERSETVAALREVLPWLKEQGYSFGFPVR
- the cseB gene encoding two-component system response regulator CseB is translated as MTSNAQVGSVSAARGPAPAPGPAPVHVLVVEDDATIRRAVQLALERYGYRVDVAADGLSGLEAFRAGAYDLLILDVMLPELDGIGLCHRIREESPVPVLMMSARGDALDVVAGLEAGADDYVIKPVDTAVMVARIRALLRRATFRPDAESPAPGKSDRDRAPDHILAFGDLTVDTLGMEVRRAGATVSLTPTELRLLLEFAAAPGSVLDRRRLLRDVWDYGWEGDTRVVDLCVLRLRKKIGSGRIETVRGFGYKLVRG
- a CDS encoding endonuclease/exonuclease/phosphatase family protein codes for the protein MQSPPQPAAPATAPAPDPASPPAGRVGRRRPAAASWLAAAAAVVWAAAMALHAWIPNTGVNAGSLFQTLLPWTGLGVPVLLVLAAVLRSRLAAVAVLAPAVVWVTLFGGALTDKRSAGVGDGGLTVVSHNVDEGNTDPAGTARALAGAGADVLALEELSDASAAVYSRELAAAYPHHAVIGGVGLWSRHPLADVQAVPIMPWTRALRATARTPDGPVAVYAVHLASVRVSAAGFTTGRRNDAARELAAALRAEPAPRVVVLGDFNGTYQDDALAPVTARLRSAQREAGDGLGFTWPAAFPMVRIDDVLVRGMTPRAAWTLPATGSDHLPVAATLSR